In Parerythrobacter aestuarii, the sequence GTTTCCCGCGGGGTCGACAAGGAGCGGCAGGAAGATGCGCGCGAGGTCACATTTGGCCCGGGCGCAACCTTGTCAATGGCGCAGGAAGGCGAGGGCGGAGGAGACTTCCGCATCCTCTACAACCTCGCCAACGCGCCAGCAGGATCGGTCACGCTTACGGTGGGTGGCAATACCGTTGACATCACCCGCCAGCTGCAGCTCAGTGCAGGCAAGGGTTGGCGTGAAATGATCATCACCGAAGACTGTGCGCCGGGGCTTGGCAACAGCCTGTCGATTGGCACTGACGCGCCAATGGTGATGCGGATTGCGAAGATTGTCCGGCAGGACATGCCGGAAGGGACGGAATGCTCTTTCTGAGGAAGGGCGGATGAATTCGAATTCCAATGGACGCTGTGCGGGATTGCGCTAGTCCATTGCCAACAAGGGATTGAGGCTCGGCCGTTGAATGCCGATGCCCGTGGGGGAGGAATAGGTCGTGACGCTCGAAACCATCGATATCGTCATCATCGCGCTGTATGCCGTCGCGCTGCTCGGCATTGCGTTGGTGGTCAGCCGCGAGCCAAAGGGGCACGAAAAGAATACCGAAGACTACTTCCTCGCCGGGCGCGCGCTGCCGTGGTGGGCAATCGGCGCGTCGCTGATCGCCTCGAACATTTCGGCCGAGCAGATCATCGGCCAGTCGGGGCAGGGCTATGCCGTCGGCATCGCTATTGCCGCCTATGAATGGCAAGCGGCTATCGTCCTGATTATCGTCGCGAAATATTTCCTGCCGATCTTCCTCAAGCGGAAGATCTACACCATGCCGCAATTCCTCGAGCAGCGGTACGGAGAGGGCGTCAAGACCCTCATGAGCGCCTTTTGGGTCGCGCTTTATACTGCGGTCAACCTGACGACCGTCCTGTGGCTGGGCGGCCTGGCTGTCACCTCGTTGACGGGTTGGGGCGTCATGGGGGCGATGAGCGCGCTGGCCGCTTTTGCCGTGCTCTATTCGCTATATGGCGGTCTCAAGGCGGTCGCGCTGACGGACATCATCCAGGTCGTCATCCTGATCCTGGGCGGCCTTGCCATCACCTGGATTGCGCTCGATGCGCTTCCGGGGGCTGACGGTGCGATGGCAGGTCTTGGCTTGCTGATGCAAGAGATGCCGGGCCACTTCGAAATGATCCTGGACGAAAGTCATCCTGCTTACGGCGATTTGCCGGGCATCTGGACTTTGCTGGGCGGGCTGTGGGTGCTGCACTTCAGCTACTGGGGGTTCAACCAGTACATCATCCAGCGCGCGCTGGGGGCTGAGAGCCTGCCGGAGGCGCAAAAGGGCCTAGCCTTCGCTGCCTTCCTCAAGATCCTGGTTCCTTTCATTGTCGTCATCCCGGGGATCGCCGCGGTGATGTTGGCACAGGGCGGCATACTCGATGGGGCGGCGCTAGCCGAAAAATCGGACCGTACCTATGGGGAGCTGATGAGCTTTGCACCCGCTGGTCTGCGCGGACTGGTGTTTGCCGCGCTGATCGCTGCGGTGGTTTCGTCTTTGGCGTCGATGATGAACTCGATCTCGACCATTTTCACAATGGACCTGTATCGCGCGGCCAAGCCGGACAAGCCTGAAAAGCACTATGTCATGGTCGGGCGTGTTGCAGCGTTTGCTGCCATGGGCCTTGCGCTACTGCTGGCACGTCCGTTCATCGGGGGCTTCGAAAGCGGGTTCCAGACAGTCCAGGAATACACCGGTTTCATAGCGCCGGGGGTGGTCGTCGTCTTCCTGCTCGGCTTCTTCGACAAGCGCAGCAATACGGCGGGTGCCTTCACGGCGCTGCTGGGTTCGCTGGTGATCAACGTCGCGCTCAAGTTCGGCATGCCGGACGTGCCGTTCATTATCCGTATCTGGGGTGTTTTCCTTGTCGCGCTGGTCGCCGCTGCCGTCGTATCGCGGCTGACTGCACCGCCTGAGGAAGAACGGACAGTGAAGCTGGGTGATATCGCCTTTGCCACCACTATGCTGTTCAACACTCTGGCGTTGCTCGTCGTTGCGATGCTTCTGGGCCTGTATATTTGGCTTTGGTGAGAAATTAGTCGAACTAGCCTGCCTAGAAATTCGTTACATTTGACGCCTTTGTCCTATTTCTGACACTTTGCCAGTGTCATAAACAACCAGAACGTTCCGCAATTCTGCGGGAAGATTTGGTGGGGAGGACTTATGTCAATTTCAGATCCGACGCTTGGCGAGATTTCAATGTTCGGTGCCAACTGGGCACCACGGGGCTGGGCGCTATGCCAAGGCCAGTTGTTGCCGATCAGTTCGAATCAGGCGCTGTTTTCGATTATCGGGACGATTTATGGCGGCGACGGCCGCACCACTTTCGCCTTGCCGGACTTTCGCGGTCGTGCGCCGCGCGGCCAGGGAACCGGGCCGGGCTTTGCGCCGGTCATGATTGGCGAACGCAGCGGTCGTGAGAACGAAACGTTGTCGGTCATGAACATGCCGAACCACAGCCACCCGCACACGCACACTGCCAGCGTTCATGGCGAAGCGCGGCTTGCCAACGAAGCGTCACCGACCGACAATGTGTTCGCTCTCGCCAACGCCAATATCTACCATGATGTGGACTCGGGACAGCAGGATGTCCTGATGCATGCCAACACCGTCACTCTGGCACAGGATGCCACACCAGCCGGTGGCAGCATGCCGTTCTCGCTGATGAACCCTTATCTTGGGGTCAATTTCATCATCGCCCTGACCGGTGTCTATCCGAGCCGGAGCTAATCCAGCCGAGATTGCGAGAATGAGGAAATCACATGTCTATCTATGATCCAACAATAGGCGAGATCACCATGTTCGGCGGCACGTTTGCGCCGCGGAGCTGGGCGTTCTGCAACGGGCAACTTCTGCCCATCTCGAACTACACGGCACTGTTCTCCATCATCGGCACCATCTACGGCGGTGATGGCCGCACTACGTTTGGCCTGCCGAACCTGCAGGGACGGACGCCGCGCGGACAGGGTACCGGCCCGGGGCTTCAACCCGTTGCCATTGGGCAAGCCAGTGGTGCCGAACAGATATCCCTTTCGGTCAACAACCTGCCCAGCCACACGCACCCGCATACGCATGCGGCGTCGGTTCATGGTGAAGCGCGGCTCGCGGATGAGTCAGCCCCGACAGACAATGTCTTCGCGCTGGCAAATTCGAATATCTATCACGATGTCGACGAGGGACAGCAGGATGTCCTGA encodes:
- a CDS encoding sodium:solute symporter family transporter, producing the protein MTLETIDIVIIALYAVALLGIALVVSREPKGHEKNTEDYFLAGRALPWWAIGASLIASNISAEQIIGQSGQGYAVGIAIAAYEWQAAIVLIIVAKYFLPIFLKRKIYTMPQFLEQRYGEGVKTLMSAFWVALYTAVNLTTVLWLGGLAVTSLTGWGVMGAMSALAAFAVLYSLYGGLKAVALTDIIQVVILILGGLAITWIALDALPGADGAMAGLGLLMQEMPGHFEMILDESHPAYGDLPGIWTLLGGLWVLHFSYWGFNQYIIQRALGAESLPEAQKGLAFAAFLKILVPFIVVIPGIAAVMLAQGGILDGAALAEKSDRTYGELMSFAPAGLRGLVFAALIAAVVSSLASMMNSISTIFTMDLYRAAKPDKPEKHYVMVGRVAAFAAMGLALLLARPFIGGFESGFQTVQEYTGFIAPGVVVVFLLGFFDKRSNTAGAFTALLGSLVINVALKFGMPDVPFIIRIWGVFLVALVAAAVVSRLTAPPEEERTVKLGDIAFATTMLFNTLALLVVAMLLGLYIWLW
- a CDS encoding phage tail protein, with amino-acid sequence MSISDPTLGEISMFGANWAPRGWALCQGQLLPISSNQALFSIIGTIYGGDGRTTFALPDFRGRAPRGQGTGPGFAPVMIGERSGRENETLSVMNMPNHSHPHTHTASVHGEARLANEASPTDNVFALANANIYHDVDSGQQDVLMHANTVTLAQDATPAGGSMPFSLMNPYLGVNFIIALTGVYPSRS
- a CDS encoding phage tail protein; this encodes MSIYDPTIGEITMFGGTFAPRSWAFCNGQLLPISNYTALFSIIGTIYGGDGRTTFGLPNLQGRTPRGQGTGPGLQPVAIGQASGAEQISLSVNNLPSHTHPHTHAASVHGEARLADESAPTDNVFALANSNIYHDVDEGQQDVLMHPNTVTLTTDSTPAGGSIPFSNLNPFLGTNFIIALEGIFPSRS